The stretch of DNA ATTTTTGTAGTCATAGACAATTATTTGATTGGAGAAGGGGTTCGTGATGTAGATAAAGAGATCATCGCAATCGCTGGATTGATAATCCAATTTTAAGAAGAGTGTTCCAAAGGGAATCGGCCCGGCTACATCATCAGGAATTTCTGATCTCCTTATCAATGGGAATTCCCTCGTCTGGCAGCAATCTTGTGCAAGACCAAAGACCAAAATTGCAGGTTTTTGAATGACTCGCGTATCATTGTTGTAATAATTGAGCAAACCAACGTCAATTGTGAAAGCTCTGTTGCATTTCTCATCTACTGATGCTGTGTAAGTTGAGACAATTCTTAAGGAATTCTTTGGTTTTTGAGTAGTGGTTATTGCTGAAGGGGTTGGTTTATAATAGGGTTTCTGGTAGTAGCTAGGGTAGCTTCCGTAGTAATTATTGTGATGTCCTCCATGCCCACCATGTCCTCCGTAGTAATTATTCTGGTAATTATTCTGATAATTATTCTGCCCGTAGTAGTTATTATGATGCTTATTCGGTTTTTTATGTCCTGTCCTCCAAGAATTCTCAAAGAAGCGTCTTGCATCAAAGTCCGAAGCACTCAAAGTATTAACTTCGTAGTTGGGAAAGCCCCAAAGTTTCGGACTTGATCCTGTACTGTAATCCTGCACACAAAATGCAGCCAAAGTTGCTGGAATTCCTGGTCTTATGCGGAAAACGTTCACAATCATTAATCCACTTGCCGGATGAAAAGCCATTGAGGCCATATTATTGTTCTCAGGTATGTAATACCTATATGGGCCCACATAGGAGTTTTCTAGAAATCACAGCACTTAATTTAGCAAACACTTTTaactgtaaaaaaatatttaaaacactTTTCCTCACCTGATTGAGGAAGATTTTCATAGGAAATCTGCTTCCATCGAAAGATTTCTTCAACAACAGAACTTCTGCCATATGCTGCATAACTTCCGGTAATAAGAGTAAGAATACTCAGAACAAAAGTAAAGTTCTTCATTCTGAAcaacatttatttaaactttaacACTTCTTGACCTGCCTCTTGGCACATACTTCTTCACCATCTGAACGCCAAAAGCCTTCCGCGGAGTctttttatatgggaaaatttttgattttacgAGTCCGTAAAAATTCTCCATACAAATTGCTGATAATGAGGGAATACAAAGCAAAGAGCTTCGCTAAAAGCTTGTTTgcttcttgaattttattgaagatttGCGATTTAGTgcgaaagatttaaaatttaattttatttagtgtTTTGAAAGGCTGTgttcaaaattgaaagaatttttttctgactgATCCTTAAATCTTCGTCAACTCTTAAAcaggattaaaataaatttattaaaaagaatactTGAGATATGAATCCTCCATGAATTTATAGGacttaaaaatctaaaaccTAAACAGAACCTATATGACCTAGGGAAGATTAATGAATTTCCTTGAGTAAAGTTTTTGAAAGATTCTAAcaggatttaaatttaaattatttaatttaccaaaattgcaaaattctgaGAGTtcttaaccaaaaaaaaagtcttttgttaagaaaaatgattttaaagcattttttcatGCTATAGAATAAAACGTTTAGCTACTAATTTGGCTCTCACTGTACATGATAATTATAGGTATGTTGAGGCGCTTATTTATGATActcattaagaaattaaatttcatttaattgcattCCTGTAGGCGAATAGATCAAAATGTCTATTACAGACACTCCAGAGaagtttttctcttaatttttttttaattgttttaatatCTATTGCGTAATAAGTATATGAAtgaaaaaggattaaaaagataatttaaaaaaatataagacacaaacttttattttgatataattcgtttcattttattaaaccGATTAACCGAttatatcattaaaaaaagacaCTCATagatatttgcaaaatttatttattatctcTCAATTAATCTActtaaaagagaataaaagacACTTCCGTAtaagaaagtttaattatgCAATagttattcaaataaatcctttattaatacaataattttgaagacttttaacgaataaatttccaaatttatttttcttcaattccaATAGTCTGGCGTTTAAGAATTTATCACAACGAGATTGCTGGACCATCCATATATCCAAGAGCATTAAACTctttccccaaaaaatcaacaagaaaCTCTCCTCTTCAGTCTTCTTGGTGAAATTTTCCGCATCTTCCCATCTCTATACATTTACATTTTATCCGCCATCGTGTCGTAAATATTCTCTTTAATTGTCCTGTGCTGAATGCCTCGCTGACGTTGTGCACGGTCAGTCTGACCTGGATTAATATTTCTTCGGAAATCCAAACAGATGCGTGGTCAGGCCAAAAGCAAAAGGAGACTAATTAATATTCGTTTGATCAATGTTCTTTCTTACCTCGTCTTGCACAACTCTCAACATACACGTGCGTATTCTCAGAGGtgcttttttaattaataaattgcaaaatatatatacctGCTAATGGAGAAACTGTGCCATCGTGAagatataactttttttctctcttcaaagCATTTTATTCCTTGATTTATTCAGCCGCCAAATgattagaagaattttctgcttttaattttctctctctgttgTAGCCTCATTAAAGCACACATTTCGTGGAGCATTTAAAGGTCTCTCTTTGAGTCAATTGAAGGTAGGtaaatgaaggattttttcatcttcttaaTTTCTTCACTTGTTTAAATACTgtatttgttcaaaaaaaatgggaaggCCGATGACCTATTGCTTTGCGTCTGGTTAGTGGTGCTAAAAACTTGTTTCACATTTTATCGGCTTATATTTTGTCATAATATGTACAATATAATTTCAGTTTCATATATAGGTAACGATCAGTAGTGATTGCAATAAGAGGGGGAgatataaaaatgtaataaaaaattcgtGGGGCTAACAATTGGCAAAAATTGTTGCTTAACATTCTTTAATCAGGCGAATGAAGATTTTTAGAAcgatgtaaaataaattaaatctaacTCAATTTTAGTTAGaatctttacatttttagTCGCTTTCTTTAAGActtttaatttacttaaaacttggctagaaaaattccaaaattttgaaatatgcTTCTGAGAGCATAAATTAAACTGatcaaaattaaacataaattacatctaaattaataagaaaataatataattttaaataatttttaaacttggatttgattctcataaaaatcttttcttttacaatttaaaagatGTTGTAAGATTTGAACAGttataatgttttaaaatctttctatTGTCGTTACGAGAAAACCAAAGAATATGTTGTTTCAGAAAACaatcagaaagatctttaaagagcaattgaaaagtaattttccttgaaaaccccacattaaagaaagaattaaactataaaaatcttataagattcttttcaaaattcaaaaaatcttataaccgACGATTtgtaagaaatgaaaaacaaagaatattATAAGAATCTACACCTAAATGaaagattaaagattttttgtacTGTCTTTCGCGTTAATTATCAACCccttcaaatacaaaaattttaaaagaaaagggaGAGTACGTACAAAGCGATTATTTGTACCTATagttataataaaaaagagaattccGTTTGTACGGGGATTGGGCAgcaaaagaaaggaaaattttgcaagtgAATCTGCTGCTGCGTGCTTTTGTAGGTCTCTGTCGAGGTTCTTGTTCTCGCGAGACGTGGCTCAGTCAGGCATTAGTGAACATATTGCTTGTATTCCCATCGTCAGTCGTGATCAAGCTGTGAGAGGATGAAGTCGAGTGTTTCTGTGATTTTGCTGCTGTGCAGCATTGTGTTAATTGGTAGTGCCCAGGGCTACGTAGCGAGGCCACACTACGTGGCTGGAGGAAATCCCACACTTCCTGACCCCTTCGAGGTGGTCTGTCGATGGAAGCAGCTCAGCTACCGCGACCCCCCACGTTCCCCGGAGGATCAACTTGCTGGCCAGGATTACTACATTGCCAAAAATAACATTCCAACGGGATTCTCAAAGCACTTCCAATCAAGAAGGATCTTTGTCACTGTACCCCGTCGTACGCCAGGAATTCCCTCAACAGTGAACTTTGTCTTTGAGGATGAATGTCGCAATGGAAGCCCCAGTCTCAGACCCTATCCGGATTACGTCACAAATGAACTTGAGGTcagtttattttcattataaagtatcactttttttttttgagtgagagatgagaaaaatccaCTGATTACAGCTACTGTCCAGTGgcataaaatctttttcctGGTATTTGTGTGTGGTTTTAGTGCTGCTTAAAAACTCGCTTCTTCTTCATGGTGGTAAAGTGTGAAAATGTAGAGCttcactgaaagaaaaaaaaattgaagaaaaaagcaaaagtagTGGAGTTTGAGGGgggaaaaacttaaaattcaatgaaaaataaacacgAGATTTGAGGTAGAATATTATGTATAGTAGTAATTACATCTCgtgaagattaatttttagtttttcagtAAAAGAGAAACAGAACATTAAGTCAAGAAATTCAAGAACTCTTCGAGAGAGCCTCTAAAACACACATTCACAaagctttattattttataacgtgaaaaagaaaaaaaagaacataaaatatgCACAAGAGATACGTTTTGTAGTTCGTGATGCGATTAAAATGCTAAAACAGCTAAAATACAGTGGTGATCGTACAAAGTGCAGTGAACATTATTAGTTTTGGAATTACATTCATTTAtctttaatgtttaattttttatttaattctttatgtaaaaaatcattatcaaTTAGGtataatgcaatttattaaaaaaaaatatctagagattaatttgattttccattgttctataattttttttttaattaatcctgAGGTCTTAGAATCACTGAAATTTGATGTATTTCttcctgaaaattaattaaaaattttttttttgttcagttATCAAGATATTTAACTCTTGAAAAAATTTGTGGAAAGGATTCGTTTaactttttttgcgaattctGAGAGATGCTGCAAATGAagattttaatctcaaaaaggagaaaattattcacaaaacTTAACAATTTTAGttacagaattttctttgaaacttctggaacaaaaaattatttaaaatgttgaGAAGATTATAccaatatatagcaaaaatcaTAACATAATGAGCTTATAAGTTCAACGCAAATCTACGGTAGCCATATAATTCAGCAGATTGGCTCGAACAGGATTAGGAAAGAATCTTgttcaagaaaatttgtaaaagaagattaattttctcaagattgTTGCtcaatatttaacttttcatAATCCAGTATAAGctaaaatctttagaaatatTGAACGAtctattattatattttcatgataagaataaaaatttatatacgtgctttattattatttgaataGATCTAATACTAGATGCATTTGCATGACCACCACTGTACAgtttttccattcttttttaaatttctaaaattcacaaatttctataatttttcatgTGCTTTTAAGGCTCTAATTGAAGACAAATACTCCTATAAAAGTTTCCtaattttggtttattttctcttttggttcataaaatctctcaaaaaaaattgacaaagctcaatgaaagttttaatCTGACTTTAAAGCtctataaattaataataatatattttttttttaatttcacagAATGATTTAGCTGAGAATCCAGCGAGAATCATTTCAGTCTATCGTCCCGTTGTGGACGTGTGCAATCGCCTTTGGTTCGTGGACACTGGGATTCTCGAGTACCCCCAGGGGAATCGCACGGTAGTCCAGAATCCAGCAATTTGGATATTCGATTTACGTCGCAATCGTGTCATAAGGCGCTTCACAATTCCCGATGGGCTCTACGGTGTTGAGGGTGTTGGCCTGATCTCCATGACGGTGGACACGAATGCCTACAACTGCGACGACGCCCACGCGTATATGCCTAATTTGGAATTGCGGAACCTTCTTGTCTACTCACTGCGACGGAATGATATTTGGACTTTCACGCATCCCTTCATGCAGCCCGATATGGCGAATGCAAACTACGTACTGGATGGGTTGAAGTTTGGCTTCCCCGATGGGATCTTCTCGGTAGCCCTGTCGCCAAATGTTAACAATCGCATCGCCTTCTTCCACCCATTGGCTAGTTTGCAGGAGTTCTCCGTTCCCACGCGAGTTCTCAAGGATAAAAGTCTCTCTCCGGATAAATATGCGCCTGGTGACTTTAAGGATTTAGGCGTGAGGGGAAGGCAAGCGCAGTCAGCTACTCATGACATTGATCAACGTGGTGTGCTGTACTACACGGAAATCCAAACAAACTCCATCAAGTGCTGGAATACTCAAACTGCGCTGAAGCCGGAAAATGTGGGAACAGTGTACGAGGATGCAGAAACCCTGACTTATCCGAATGATCTGGAAATTGACCCTGTTGGTGACATCTGGGCCATGTCCAATCGCCTCCCGATCTTCATCTACCGCGGACTCAATCCAGACGAATACAACTTCCACATTGTCCGCGGCCGTGGGGACTATGCCATTCAGAATACCGTCTGCAATGTTCCAGATCCAGATGCAATTGTCTTCGGGGAATGATTTCCATCATCTCAAGGAGGATTCTTTATTCTTAGAAGTTAAAACAGAGTCAAGAGAGATCCTCAATAAGCAGGGAAGTTAAtgatgtatttttaattttgatgaatttgtgaatttataatGATAGAgactcaataaaataaatacctacaacaactaaaaataaaaatttttaattattttttgatttttatactttgtttgaattctttttgagaatttatttgaattttcaaaatttttctgcaattctttgtgatcttctcaattttaattataaaattttcttttctttatttttgtgctctctttccttttttggcttattaattaataaaaaagaaagaaaaatttagcaaGAAAATTCCAACCTAGCATACAGaatacttatttatttttttgaaggagaatagtggaaaatattgaggaaattgtaaaaaaacattttttggatcatttttcagttattttttgaatgaaaaaaaatagaaaattaacagCGCTTCGGAGATTATTGACTTATCCTTCAGTTTTCCAAGTTAATTATGACTTcttcatattaaaaattaagtctaAGCGCATtgattagaaattaatttaaagaaaaactattaaattgttaaaatataatattgagGAAGATTTTGATATAAACCTTTActtatcttaaaaattattagttaaaaaattttattaatttcatttatttttaaagaatgaaGTCCCCATGAAAAATAATCCCTCAAACCGCCCCTGTGTAAGAAAATGTGCCAAAAATTGCAGGAACGGCAATAAAATGAgcttgagaagaattttattgatactGGAGGACCCTCAAATTACCACAATCATgtcaatttcattgaaatttgtaCATCAATCACAATTATGttgaattaaagaagaaagataAGATCGTGCAAAACTGCCGGGATCGACCGGGAATGTCTTGTTGCAATTTAATTCCTCCTCTCACTTTGATgaacaataaaacaaaatattctccTGCGGAGTGTGTGAGAGATGTGATCTGCACGGCGAGCTCTCAAGTGCAccgttttatgtttttatttattttatttttctccattttttttctcacaatccCCAAACGATTTGAGTCACACAGAAGAACCTTGGAATATAAAATGATGTGAATGTCTTTTCTTCCGATCGACGCACATTTCTCGATTGACTCGCGTGCTTCAGTCTGCAGTGATCAAGTGAACCGATCAGTCGAGCTTCCGCGATGCTTCTTCATCAGACTTTGGTCTTCCTCCTCAGCTTCCTTCTTGGCACATCTTGTGCTGGGGAGCTGAAGGAAATATTCAAGTGGAAACAAGTATACTACGAGGGGATTCCTCCTGAAATTACAGGTGAGTTtcactcttaaaaaaatctctattaattaatttaaaaaaaatattccacgcAATGTGATCGCCTTTTGTGAGATTTGTTTGTCAACCACAACTTCTCAGGGACTCAACTTTGTCAATGTCGCTCGATGCAAGAAGTTGTTTACGAGTTCGCACTCAATGCCCTCGAGAGTGATCCACCACCTGTTTatcttcaaaaattgattgatgtTTGTCTCATTAAAGGTGTGCAGTGATGTgataaaatgaggaaaatttagaAGAGAACTTGAAgtattcctttttcttttgatcaaTTGTGGCTTTGCTACATTGTTGCAATAATTGCGGAATTACCTCcataaaaattcagattaaacaagagattttttttaattaataaggaGTTGAATATCTTTGGAACACGATgcttttttccaaaatttattcaaatgtaAATTGCATcaagaaatatcaaatatttactTGTCCAGAAATTCAAGtattaaaaagaaaccaaaagCTTATGCAAACTCCTCAATTATATTATTGCTGATTGGAGAATAAAGACAAAGccaaaatttactttaaaacgATGAGACTAAATGACACAGAAGAATAAATCCAATTTTATCCGGATAATTattgtagattttttataagtttattcatttaaaattaattaagaaaagaagtgAAAGGCAAGAAAGACAAATTTATACCCACGGAAATGTATATAACCCCTTAATAATCAATgcagtttttaatttattgagcaCTTTTCCATAATTTCCTCATGCAGAAggcaatcaatttatttttatttccacaaataaattcattgagaacttttttttttctaaaggtTATTCTcaagaattcattttattattatttttaaacttcaaaaataacattttaacgagggaaaaatttatgattctttttGGGAATCCTTAAAGAGCTTTCTGGGAGATTggacaattaaattaagtgcTGTTGTGCCgtcaaaagaattattaatcgCGAGTGTCATAAGATGCTTGTTGTTCTCATTCAGCACCGTTACTTATCTTTCAAACAAATCAGATTCTTATTATGATTGATTCCTTTCAGATTAAAGTGCTAAAAGAGTTAAATGTTCTTTCGAACATACGTGAGAATTAATTAGACAGATCAAGAAATAATCCGCTGTGTTTGTTTTGATCATTTtgtctttttagctgtgattctttcttaaaagaagttagctgtgattctttcttaaaagaagcacagcttctgtgtacactcaaaaatgcaaagtcgtcagatcgggctcaaacttgggatgagcacgaattagggtccccacattccaaaaaacggtggcgccaaaaatttttccggccgtccgtccgtccggccgtccgtccggccggagtataaagctgaattacaagagaacggtaatagatagagacttgcggtcaacggcaaagtttataTATCAGGTGGAAGACACACGAtaatgaggtcaaatccacccccccacctctccgtccgccattttgaataacccccaaattttgtttttgctatatctcagcccctgtaatagctaaaaatctgaaattttgatatgttgtaggggccattaagacctttccaacgatacctcattttcgaaaatcggtcaagccgtttagccaatatggaggtcacaatttttcatcgaaaatcggccataactcgagaacggcttgaccgattttgatcaactcgggctcaaatgaaagatattgagaagccctacaactgctcggaacatcacaagttcaaaaaatgaccgcaagtggcgctaaaagcaaaaacaaaactttcgatgagttttcgatgaatatctcgagcaccgctttatagaattgcttcatattttgatatgttatagctgactataatatctttcatcatgccaaaaatgaagaaaatctatgtagccgttccggagatatcgctttttaaagtttacatgtcatatttTGGTGATTTTAAATCCAAcacaaatgaaaggtttcgcgAAACcctaaaattttgtgaaaatttcattaaagataaattactGGAAAAATACGCGATCAATATTTaagctttttaaatttttagcaaatgtGGTAAAACATTGCTCcgaaaatttagtaaaattatttctaaaatttcgtggaattttttttgatgtcgcgttatttaatttattccgccaaaaaattttttaacctttgaattttttgaatatttcatgtgATTTGTGTTTGTGAACCTTAATGTGTGCGAGAAGCCACGCCCA from Lutzomyia longipalpis isolate SR_M1_2022 chromosome 1, ASM2433408v1 encodes:
- the LOC129787972 gene encoding L-dopachrome tautomerase yellow-f-like — translated: MLFRMKNFTFVLSILTLITGSYAAYGRSSVVEEIFRWKQISYENLPQSENSYVGPYRYYIPENNNMASMAFHPASGLMIVNVFRIRPGIPATLAAFCVQDYSTGSSPKLWGFPNYEVNTLSASDFDARRFFENSWRTGHKKPNKHHNNYYGQNNYQNNYQNNYYGGHGGHGGHHNNYYGSYPSYYQKPYYKPTPSAITTTQKPKNSLRIVSTYTASVDEKCNRAFTIDVGLLNYYNNDTRVIQKPAILVFGLAQDCCQTREFPLIRRSEIPDDVAGPIPFGTLFLKLDYQSSDCDDLFIYITNPFSNQIIVYDYKNDDFWTFTSHPTFAPVIAESHLVYDKTFFYDLPLGVVGIALGYADEYGDRPAYYFPGSSTAQFAVSTEVLKDKRKAPTNYDPDDFAIMGYRGCDHQAANAAIDYTYGVMFYAEMQSNSIRCWNMKKPLNPDNIGVVYESDILLYSIAIFIDSRGYLWFNTGSLPIIFLTDDPLNLNEYNNRIFRVKVSDAIRGTVCEDEEDSYRLADLYNDYDH
- the LOC129787987 gene encoding L-dopachrome tautomerase yellow-f2-like; this translates as MKSSVSVILLLCSIVLIGSAQGYVARPHYVAGGNPTLPDPFEVVCRWKQLSYRDPPRSPEDQLAGQDYYIAKNNIPTGFSKHFQSRRIFVTVPRRTPGIPSTVNFVFEDECRNGSPSLRPYPDYVTNELENDLAENPARIISVYRPVVDVCNRLWFVDTGILEYPQGNRTVVQNPAIWIFDLRRNRVIRRFTIPDGLYGVEGVGLISMTVDTNAYNCDDAHAYMPNLELRNLLVYSLRRNDIWTFTHPFMQPDMANANYVLDGLKFGFPDGIFSVALSPNVNNRIAFFHPLASLQEFSVPTRVLKDKSLSPDKYAPGDFKDLGVRGRQAQSATHDIDQRGVLYYTEIQTNSIKCWNTQTALKPENVGTVYEDAETLTYPNDLEIDPVGDIWAMSNRLPIFIYRGLNPDEYNFHIVRGRGDYAIQNTVCNVPDPDAIVFGE